One region of Desulfovibrio intestinalis genomic DNA includes:
- a CDS encoding LrgB family protein — MQSYVSISTVLCILGTLLAYMAVRALYLRYKHPLLNIVALGAAAVIIVLVGFDIPYAVYEPASKIMTSFIGPATVALALPLYRYRLVLLRYALAIMGSVCAGAFVAMFSTGLMARVGGLPQEVVISIMPKSVSIPFAIEIAGMYGGIPSLAAAFVVATGTLGSLIGGWTLNLAHVADPFARGLALGTVSHAQGTAAALQEGEEQGAMAGLALILAGIITAALAPFVVWLVLRLPVLG, encoded by the coding sequence ATGCAATCCTATGTAAGCATAAGCACAGTGCTGTGCATTCTGGGCACGCTGTTGGCATATATGGCGGTGCGTGCGCTGTATCTGCGCTACAAGCATCCTTTGTTGAATATCGTGGCTCTTGGAGCCGCTGCGGTCATTATTGTGCTGGTGGGCTTTGATATTCCCTACGCCGTGTACGAGCCTGCTTCAAAGATTATGACTTCCTTCATTGGCCCTGCCACGGTTGCTCTGGCATTACCTTTGTACCGCTACCGCCTTGTGCTTTTGCGCTACGCACTTGCCATTATGGGCAGCGTGTGCGCCGGAGCCTTTGTGGCTATGTTTTCCACGGGGCTGATGGCGAGAGTTGGCGGCTTGCCGCAGGAAGTTGTCATATCCATCATGCCCAAGAGCGTCTCCATCCCCTTTGCCATTGAAATCGCAGGCATGTATGGCGGCATACCGTCGCTGGCGGCTGCCTTTGTGGTAGCCACTGGTACGCTTGGTTCCCTTATAGGCGGCTGGACTCTGAACCTTGCACATGTGGCTGACCCTTTTGCCAGAGGACTGGCCCTGGGCACAGTGTCTCACGCTCAGGGAACCGCTGCGGCCCTTCAGGAAGGTGAGGAACAGGGGGCTATGGCTGGTCTGGCGCTTATTCTGGCTGGCATCATCACTGCCGCGCTGGCCCCTTTTGTGGTCTGGCTGGTATTGCGCCTGCCTGTTCTCGGCTAG
- a CDS encoding CidA/LrgA family protein gives MKEAWKFLWQMAILAGLFWGSDWVVRATGLPMPGNVLGIVVLFLLLLTGIVKEDHISTAANFLLKHMVFFFVPVAVGLMQWGGVFYDYGWILLVAIVVGAVLPLLTVGLLGRALRCRARRREGESCNPM, from the coding sequence ATGAAAGAGGCATGGAAGTTTTTATGGCAGATGGCTATTCTGGCGGGTCTGTTCTGGGGCTCGGACTGGGTGGTACGCGCCACCGGGCTGCCAATGCCCGGTAATGTGCTTGGCATTGTGGTGCTTTTTCTTCTCTTGCTCACCGGAATCGTCAAGGAAGACCACATAAGCACAGCGGCCAACTTTTTGCTCAAGCATATGGTGTTTTTCTTTGTGCCTGTTGCTGTTGGCCTCATGCAGTGGGGCGGCGTTTTTTATGACTACGGCTGGATATTGCTGGTAGCCATAGTTGTGGGCGCTGTTTTGCCCTTGCTCACCGTGGGGCTGTTAGGTCGTGCCTTACGCTGTAGGGCGCGCAGGCGGGAGGGCGAATCATGCAATCCTATGTAA